The DNA segment TGATATTCTAAAAAACATACTTATGAAATTATTCTTGTAAACGATGGAAGCACTGACAATTCTATATCCTTGGAAGATAACAAAGTAAAATTAATTAGTTTTACAAGAAACTTTGGCCATGAGGCTGCAAATACTGCTGGTGTTGAATATGCTAAAGGAGATGCTGTTATTGTTATAGATGCAGATTTGCAGTCATGAAGAGTAAAAAATCTTCGCACAAAAACTCCTAAATAGCAAAATAAATAGGGTGTGGCTACTTTTGGACGACGCCCAAAAGAGGCCTCCACTTCCCTTTTGGATGTAGTCTTTCTTGATCCTTCTGGATATGGAAAGACCAATAATCTTCAAAATCGCCACTTAGATAT comes from the bacterium genome and includes:
- a CDS encoding glycosyltransferase; translation: MEDNKVKLISFTRNFGHEAANTAGVEYAKGDAVIVIDADLQS